A genomic region of Trifolium pratense cultivar HEN17-A07 linkage group LG3, ARS_RC_1.1, whole genome shotgun sequence contains the following coding sequences:
- the LOC123913702 gene encoding uncharacterized protein LOC123913702 has translation MEPLFDQFKAFAKSSHDFFDSIFSRRRKPIEILKRLQRESFSDLTKLRDRQEKVEKMLSFYQSSKGGPFQETSTHVRGQMDFMGSLLIMGDINQQNLDIISRAGIKTVIDSRFVFETAIGNENALVAEFVATQKGKENRGDDLEMPLSLAKLSYTTNVNDWLSLMAVPVGAQCRDVAVGSNSFDQPGKGLTDFSSFGPPLLKLHNGSAFGIAMRKYCFIASLAQFVAGFGMPSGSNTENRYSTFLQLVCQLPRGTKLSVLGNHHLPLLSKQFRKIGSFTIPLVLSDQHEASETEPEASPSTRTQVSGGSTAIILESELDGFTKLGGWVEMNTLNPKSVQWAVTLSDVTEDSFGWGMGLGGIGADHFQAEAYLKFNTSDKFCLKPGFAYATDGNSGIGALMLRSTWSL, from the exons ATGGAGCCTCTGTTCGACCAATTCAAAGCTTTTGCTAAATCCAGCCATGATTTTTTCGACAGCATTTTTAGTCGCCGCCGCAAACCG ATTGAAATCCTTAAACGTTTACAAAGAGAATCATTCTCTGATCTTACGAAACTCAGAGACAGACAAGAAAAGGTTGAGAAGATGCTTTCCTTTTATCAATCATCGAAAGGAGGTCCTTTTCAGGAAACCAGCACCCATGTAAGAGGACAGATGGATTTCATGGGATCTTTATTGATCATGGGCGACATTAATCAGCAGAACTTAGATATCATAAGCAGGGCTGGAATAAAAACCGTCATTGATTCAAGGTTTGTTTTTGAAACCGCAATTGGTAATGAGAATGCTCTTGTTGCAGAGTTTGTTGCTACTCAGAAAGGAAAGGAAAATCGTGGTGATGACCTTGAGATGCCGCTTTCTCTAGCGAAACTAAGCTACACAACAAATGTCAATGATTGGTTATCTCTTATGGCTGTCCCAGTGGGAGCCCAATGCAGAGATGTTGCAGTTGGGTCAAATTCTTTTGATCAG CCAGGAAAAGGCCTCACGGATTTCTCATCTTTTGGGCCACCCCTTCTGAAATTACACAACGGTAGTGCCTTTGGCATAGCCATGAGAAAGTATTGTTTTATTGCTTCATTGGCTCAATTTGTAGCTGGATTTGGAATGCCTTCTGGTTCTAATACGGAAAATAGATACAGCACATTCCTACAACTCGTGTGTCAATTACCTAGAGGAACAAAGTTGTCTGTTCTTGGTAATCACCACTTGCCTTTGTTATCCAAGCAGTTTAGAAAAATTGGATCTTTTACAATTCCATTAGTCTTGTCCGACCAACACGAAGCGTCCGAGACAGAACCTGAAGCATCACCCTCCACAAGGACACAGGTCTCAGGTGGTTCTACTGCTATAATACTGGAGTCTGAACTTGATGGCTTTACAAAACTTGGAGGTTGGGTTGAGATGAACACACTAAATCCCAAATCTGTACAATGGGCCGTAACATTGTCTGATGTTACTGAAGATTCATTTGGCTGGGGAATGGGTCTTGGCGGAATAGGTGCAGATCATTTTCAGGCTGAAGCCTATCTAAAATTTAACACGAGTGATAAATTTTGCTTGAAGCCAGGATTCGCATACGCAACAGATGGAAATTCTGGAATAGGTGCTTTAATGCTTCGGTCTACTTGGTCCTTGTGA
- the LOC123913703 gene encoding rop guanine nucleotide exchange factor 1: MGSVSSEEEVSERCGSYSLSADISESESCSSFCGRRFDAEGASSSANLSPRQLAAHFNLPTAAQVMLPVIGGKDVAVWDHKRDLDLSEVEMMKERFAKLLLGEDMSGGGKGVCTALAISNAITNLSATVFGELWRLEPLAPQKKAMWRREMDWLLCVSDSIVELVPSVQQFPGGGTYEVMATRPRSDLHINLPALKKLDGMLLSMLDGFCDTQFWYVDRGIVLGDSKDCDECDRPSVRQEEKWWLPSPKLPPNGLCEDDRKRLQQCRDCTNQILKAAMAINSSVLAEMEIPAAYVESLPRNGKACLGDIIYRYITATQFSSECLLDCLDLSSEHHTQDIANRIEAAIHVWRLKDNKKVKNSVKARRSWGGKVKNLVADGDKNHFLAQRAETLLQNLKHRFPGLPQTALDMAKIQYNKDVGQSILESYSRVMESLAFNIMARIDDVLYVDDAIKRCAAADSILFGRGGFGGRPIQKRMSPSPFSIQHTPYASPFGTASSSPASGSSCSPSRTHAVKRNSKGKDSKTGKFSPADFEKVWSYTGNLNVRRVSGEAPERN; the protein is encoded by the exons ATGGGAAGTGTTTCGTCGGAAGAAGAAGTTTCGGAGCGTTGTGGAAGTTATAGTCTGAGTGCTGACATCAGCGAATCGGAGAGTTGTAGTAGTTTTTGCGGTCGTCGTTTTGATGCCGAAGGAGCTTCAAGTTCCGCTAATCTCTCGCCACGTCAGCTCGCCGCTCATTTTAACCTACCGACGGCGGCGCAGGTCATGCTTCCGGTTATCGGTGGTAAAGATGTTGCCGTTTGGGATCATAAACGTGATCTGGATTTGTCCG AAGTTGAAATGATGAAGGAACGGTTCGCTAAGCTGCTTTTAGGGGAAGACATGTCTGGCGGTGGAAAGGGGGTTTGCACTGCGCTTGCAATTTCTAACGCAATCACGAATCTCTCCG CGACAGTGTTTGGCGAGTTATGGAGGTTAGAGCCACTAGCGCCACAGAAAAAAGCAATGTGGCGAAGAGAAATGGACTGGCTACTATGTGTGAGTGATTCGATTGTCGAGTTGGTTCCTTCTGTGCAGCAGTTTCCAGGTGGTGGGACCTATGAAGTGATGGCAACACGGCCTCGTTCTGATTTGCACATCAACCTTCCTGCTTTGAAGAAGCTTGATGGAATGCTGCTAAGTATGCTGGATGGATTTTGTGATACACAGTTTTGGTATGTTGATAGAGGAATTGTGTTGGGTGATTCTAAGGATTGTGATGAGTGTGATAGACCTTCTGTTAGGCAAGAAGAGAAATGGTGGCTTCCTTCTCCCAAGCTTCCGCCAAATGGGTTGTGTGAGGATGATAGGAAAAGGTTGCAGCAGTGTAGGGATTGCACTAACCAGATACTAAAGGCTGCCATGGCAATTAATAGTTCTGTTCTTGCTGAAATGGAAATTCCTGCTGCCTATGTTGAATCCTTGCCCAGG AATGGTAAGGCTTGTCTAGGAGATATAATATATCGGTACATAACTGCTACCCAGTTCTCGTCTGAATGTCTCCTAGATTGCCTGGATCTATCATCTGAGCACCACACACAGGATATAGCTAATAGAATTGAAGCTGCTATACATGTATGGAGATTGAAAGACAATAAGAAAGTTAAAAATTCGGTGAAAGCCCGAAGGTCTTGGGGTGGAAAAGTAAAAAACCTTGTTGCTGACGGTGATAAGAACCATTTTCTTGCCCAACGGGCAGAGACACTACTGCAAAACTTGAAACATCGATTTCCTGGGCTCCCTCAAACAGCACTAGATATGGCCAAGATACAATATAATAAG GATGTAGGGCAGTCTATTCTTGAAAGTTATTCCAGGGTGATGGAGAGCTTGGCTTTTAACATAATGGCCAGGATCGATGACGTCCTTTATGTAGACGATGCTATTAAACGATGTGCAGCTGCAGATTCTATCTTGTTTGGTAGGGGAGGCTTTGGTGGTCGGCCTATTCAGAAGCGAATGTCTCCCAGTCCCTTCTCAATTCAACACACCCCATATGCCTCTCCTTTTGGAACCGCATCCTCCTCTCCTGCTAGCGGGAGCTCTTGCAGTCCAAGTAGAACACATGCTGTCAAGAGGAATTCCAAGGGAAAAGATTCAAAGACGGGAAAGTTTTCCCCAGCTGATTTTGAGAAAGTATGGTCATACACGGGAAACCTCAATGTAAGAAGAGTTTCTGGCGAGGCTCCGGAAAGAAACTGA
- the LOC123913704 gene encoding L-ascorbate oxidase homolog, producing MKLMMNQPSQLLALLSFCSIFSLVVSEDPYRFFDWNITYGDIYPLGVKQQGILINGQFPGPEIYSVTNDNLIINVHNNLPDPFLLSWNGVQQRRNSYQDGVYGTTCPIPPGKNFTYTLQVKDQIGSFFYFPSLAFHKAAGGFGSIKILSRPLIPVPFPDPADDYTFLIGDWYNIEHTRLSKILDFGHKLPFPQAVLINGRAQGSAFTVEQGKTYRLRISNVGLQNTLNFRIQDHIMKLVEVEGTHTVQTSYSSIDVHVGQSYSVLITADQAPKDYYIVASTRFTNRTLTSTASLHYSNSQQPLSGPIPGGPTTEIDWSFNQARSIRTNLTASGPRPNPQGSYHYGMINISRTINLRSFAAQVNGKQRYAVNSVSFIPADTPLKLADHFKIDGVFQVGSIPDSPSGKPMYLDTSVMGADFRAFVEIVFQNRESIVQSWHIDGYSFWVVGMDGGTWTPNSRNQYNLRDAVSRSTTQVYPKSWTAIYMALDNVGMWNIRSEFWSRQYLGQQFYLRVYSDAGSIRDEYPIPKNALLCGKAVGRETRPL from the exons ATGAAGCtcatgatgaatcaaccatcaCAATTACTTGCTTTGTTGAGTTTTTGCTCAATTTTTTCCCTTGTTGTTTCGGAAGACCCTTATAGATTCTTTGATTGGAACATTACTTATGGTGACATTTATCCACTTGGAGTTAAACAACAG GGGATTCTTATCAATGGTCAATTTCCAGGACCTGAAATTTATTCTGTAACCAATGATAATTTGATCATCAATGTACACAATAACTTGCCTGACCCATTTCTTCTATCATG GAATGGTGTTCAACAGAGGAGAAATTCTTATCAAGATGGAGTTTATGGAACCACATGTCCTATTCCTCCTGGCAAGAATTTCACATACACACTTCAAGTTAAAGATCAAATTGGAAGCTTCTTCTATTTTCCATCTCTTGCTTTCCACAAAGCAGCTGGTGGTTTTGGATCCATCAAAATCCTTAGTAGACCATTGATTCCTGTTCCTTTCCCTGACCCTGCTGATGATTACACATTTCTCATTGGTGATTGGTACAATATTGAGCACACG AGGCTGAGTAAAATTCTAGATTTTGGACACAAACTTCCATTCCCTCAAGCAGTTCTTATCAATGGTCGTGCACAAGGTTCAGCATTCACAGTTGAACAAG GGAAAACATATAGACTTAGAATATCAAATGTTGGACTACAAAACACACTCAACTTTAGGATTCAAGACCATATAATGAAATTGGTTGAAGTTGAAGGAACTCACACTGTACAAACATCTTATTCATCAATAGATGTTCATGTTGGACAATCTTATTCTGTACTTATCACAGCTGATCAAGCACCTAAGGACTATTACATTGTTGCTTCTACTCGTTTTACTAATAGGACCCTCACAAGCACTGCATCACTTCACTATAGTAACTCACAGCAACCTCTTTCTGGCCCTATTCCTGGTGGACCAACCACTGAGATTGATTGGTCATTCAACCAAGCTCGATCAATCAG GACAAATCTTACAGCAAGTGGACCAAGGCCAAATCCACAAGGTTCATACCACTATGGCATGATAAACATTAGTAGAACAATCAATCTACGGAGTTTTGCAGCACAAGTGAATGGAAAGCAAAGATATGCAGTCAACAGTGTATCTTTCATACCAGCTGACACTCCTCTGAAGCTAGCTGATCACTTTAAGATTGACGGTGTTTTTCAAGTCGGAAGCATCCCAGATAGCCCTTCTGGTAAACCGATGTATCTTGATACTTCAGTCATGGGTGCTGATTTTCGAGCCTTCGTTGAGATCGTGTTTCAAAACCGTGAAAGTATCGTCCAAAGTTGGCACATTGACGGTTACTCATTTTGGGTTGTCGG GATGGATGGTGGTACGTGGACACCTAATAGTCGTAACCAATACAACCTCAGAGATGCTGTGTCTAGGAGCACAACACAG GTATATCCTAAGTCATGGACTGCAATTTATATGGCACTAGACAATGTGGGTATGTGGAATATTAGGAGTGAATTTTGGTCACGACAATATCTTGGACAACAATTCTATCTAAGAGTATATTCAGATGCTGGATCCATTAGAGATGAATATCCAATTCCTAAGAATGCTCTTCTTTGTGGCAAAGCTGTGGGCAGAGAAACAAGACCATTATAA